Proteins encoded within one genomic window of Ranitomeya variabilis isolate aRanVar5 chromosome 4, aRanVar5.hap1, whole genome shotgun sequence:
- the LOC143766392 gene encoding uncharacterized protein LOC143766392 isoform X1, with product MDMDRDKMAERILHLTLEILFRLTGEDYTVVKKTSSERCQDPVSEGWGRPLSPITGPPPHPLIHEDINDQKILELIYKMVELLTGEVPIRCQDVTVYFSMEEWEYLEGHKDLYKDVMIEVPQPLTSPDLSSKRTTPERCPRPLLPPDCKQEDPNVPQDHQDEDLTHINTTETFVRGDEGCKEEIPTYDYPADDCTRRSEGQLTSSILKSDDLEIPQDATEVNAITSNIPSTHQMNDLSSDPLKPVLSFHLLLTTKENESHKISIKKQSAPKENQSFSHSEYGNSLLLKNLLLKQQKTHTTEKRFSCSKCGKYFNHKCNLVRHQRTHTGEKPFSCSECGKYFYQKSSFINHQRTHTGEKPFFCSECGKSFNQKSSFINHQRTHTGEKPFSCSECGKYFNNKCNFVRHQRTHTREKPFSCSECGKSFNQKSNFVQHQRTHTGEKSFCCSECGMCFNQKSALVTHQRTHTGEKPFSCSECGTCFNQKSALVRHQRTHTGEKPFSCTECGKCFNRKAHLDGHQRTHTKKKTFSCSECEKCFVNKLNLLSHQRTHTGEKEFNI from the exons atggatatggacagagacaagatggcggagaggatattacacctcaccctagagatcctcttccggcttactggagag gattacacagtagtgaagaagacctctagtgagcgctgtcaggaccctgtgtctgagggatggggaagacccctgagcccaatcacggggcctccacctcaccccctgatacatgaggacatcaatgaccagaagatcctagaactcatatacaagatggttgagctgctgactggagag gttcctataaggtgtcaggatgtcactgtctatttctccatggaggagtgggagtatttagaaggacacaaagatctgtacaaggacgtcatgatagaggttccccagcccctcacatcaccag atctatccagtaagaggacaacaccagagagatgtccccgtcctcttcttcccccGGATTGTAAAcaggaagatcccaatgttccccaggatcatcag gatgaagatctgacccatattaatactacagagacatttgtgaggggtgatgaggggtgtaaagaggagattcctacatatgactacccag cagatgactgtaccaggagatcagaagggcagctgacatcttcaattcttaaatcagatgatcttgaaatCCCACAGGATGCAACTGAAGTGAATGCCATCACTTCAAATATACCATCAACCCATCAAATGaatgatctgtcatctgatcctttaaAACCGGTCCTTTCTTTTCATttattactgactactaaggaaaatgaaagtcacaaaataagcattaaaaagcaATCTGCTCCTAAAGAAAATCAGTCATTTTCACATTCAGAGTATGGAAATAGTTTACTCCTCAAAAATTTGTTACTTAAACAACAAAAAACTCACACAACAGAGAAAAGAttctcttgttccaagtgtgggaaatattttaaccataaatgtaatcttgttagacaccagagaactcacacaggggaaaagcctttttcctgttcagaatgtgggaaatatttttacCAGAAATCAAGTTTTattaatcaccagagaactcacacaggggagaaaccttttttttgttcagaatgtgggaagtcttttaaccagaaatcaagttttattaatcaccagagaactcacacaggggagaagcctttttcctgttcagaatgtgggaaatattttaacaataaatgtaattttgttagacaccagagaactcacacaagggagaagcctttttcctgttcagaatgtgggaaaagttttaaccagaaatcaaattttgttcagcaccagagaactcacacaggggagaaatcattttgctgttcagaatgtgggatgtgttttaaccagaaatcagctttggttactcACCagcgaacccacacaggggagaagcctttttcctgttcagaatgtggaacgtgttttaaccagaaatcagctttggttagacaccagagaactcacacaggggagaagcctttttcctgtacagaatgtgggaaatgttttaaccggaaagcgcaTCTGGAtggccaccagagaactcacacaaagAAGAagactttttcatgttcagaatgtgagaaatgttttgtgaATAAATTAAATcttcttagtcaccagagaactcacacaggggagaaggaatttaatatttag
- the LOC143766392 gene encoding uncharacterized protein LOC143766392 isoform X2 encodes MDMDRDKMAERILHLTLEILFRLTGEDYTVVKKTSSERCQDPVSEGWGRPLSPITGPPPHPLIHEDINDQKILELIYKMVELLTGEVPIRCQDVTVYFSMEEWEYLEGHKDLYKDVMIEVPQPLTSPDLSSKRTTPERCPRPLLPPDCKQEDPNVPQDHQDEDLTHINTTETFVRGDEGCKEEIPTYDYPDDCTRRSEGQLTSSILKSDDLEIPQDATEVNAITSNIPSTHQMNDLSSDPLKPVLSFHLLLTTKENESHKISIKKQSAPKENQSFSHSEYGNSLLLKNLLLKQQKTHTTEKRFSCSKCGKYFNHKCNLVRHQRTHTGEKPFSCSECGKYFYQKSSFINHQRTHTGEKPFFCSECGKSFNQKSSFINHQRTHTGEKPFSCSECGKYFNNKCNFVRHQRTHTREKPFSCSECGKSFNQKSNFVQHQRTHTGEKSFCCSECGMCFNQKSALVTHQRTHTGEKPFSCSECGTCFNQKSALVRHQRTHTGEKPFSCTECGKCFNRKAHLDGHQRTHTKKKTFSCSECEKCFVNKLNLLSHQRTHTGEKEFNI; translated from the exons atggatatggacagagacaagatggcggagaggatattacacctcaccctagagatcctcttccggcttactggagag gattacacagtagtgaagaagacctctagtgagcgctgtcaggaccctgtgtctgagggatggggaagacccctgagcccaatcacggggcctccacctcaccccctgatacatgaggacatcaatgaccagaagatcctagaactcatatacaagatggttgagctgctgactggagag gttcctataaggtgtcaggatgtcactgtctatttctccatggaggagtgggagtatttagaaggacacaaagatctgtacaaggacgtcatgatagaggttccccagcccctcacatcaccag atctatccagtaagaggacaacaccagagagatgtccccgtcctcttcttcccccGGATTGTAAAcaggaagatcccaatgttccccaggatcatcag gatgaagatctgacccatattaatactacagagacatttgtgaggggtgatgaggggtgtaaagaggagattcctacatatgactacccag atgactgtaccaggagatcagaagggcagctgacatcttcaattcttaaatcagatgatcttgaaatCCCACAGGATGCAACTGAAGTGAATGCCATCACTTCAAATATACCATCAACCCATCAAATGaatgatctgtcatctgatcctttaaAACCGGTCCTTTCTTTTCATttattactgactactaaggaaaatgaaagtcacaaaataagcattaaaaagcaATCTGCTCCTAAAGAAAATCAGTCATTTTCACATTCAGAGTATGGAAATAGTTTACTCCTCAAAAATTTGTTACTTAAACAACAAAAAACTCACACAACAGAGAAAAGAttctcttgttccaagtgtgggaaatattttaaccataaatgtaatcttgttagacaccagagaactcacacaggggaaaagcctttttcctgttcagaatgtgggaaatatttttacCAGAAATCAAGTTTTattaatcaccagagaactcacacaggggagaaaccttttttttgttcagaatgtgggaagtcttttaaccagaaatcaagttttattaatcaccagagaactcacacaggggagaagcctttttcctgttcagaatgtgggaaatattttaacaataaatgtaattttgttagacaccagagaactcacacaagggagaagcctttttcctgttcagaatgtgggaaaagttttaaccagaaatcaaattttgttcagcaccagagaactcacacaggggagaaatcattttgctgttcagaatgtgggatgtgttttaaccagaaatcagctttggttactcACCagcgaacccacacaggggagaagcctttttcctgttcagaatgtggaacgtgttttaaccagaaatcagctttggttagacaccagagaactcacacaggggagaagcctttttcctgtacagaatgtgggaaatgttttaaccggaaagcgcaTCTGGAtggccaccagagaactcacacaaagAAGAagactttttcatgttcagaatgtgagaaatgttttgtgaATAAATTAAATcttcttagtcaccagagaactcacacaggggagaaggaatttaatatttag